The DNA region CGGCCGGCGAGGCCGCCAGCACGACCAGTCAGCCAAGGGTGCGAATGCTGGTACGCGCGAGCTTGAACCGGGGATGCCTCCACTGCAACACACGGTCAGAAAGTCGAACGAGCTCGCCGTCAATACGGTCAGAGACACACACTCCAACTGACCAACCACGAGCATTCCAGAGTGCCTGCACTCAAACTGCTCATCATTGACGACGAGCCACAGATCAGACGCGTAGTGCGTCATGCCCTCGAGGGGGACAACACTCGCGTACTCGACGCCGCTTCGGGGCGCGAAGGAATCGATCTCGCCGCCGCCGAGAAGCCGGATCTGATCGTACTCGATCTGGGACTCCCCGATATTCCAGGAGCGGATGTCTGCCGCGACATCCGCGGCTGGTCCACCGCACCGATCGTTGTTCTCTCCGCCCGGCATTCCGATGTCGAGAAAGCGGCGCTGCTTGACCTGGGAGCCGATGACTACATCACCAAGCCGTTCAGCACGGTCGAATTCCAGGCGAGAGTTCGCGCGCAGCTGCGCCGAGCTCGCCTCTCCAATGAAGTCGGCGGTGACACCTGCGTGACCGCTCACGGAGTGGCAATCGACCTCGCGAAGCGCTCGGTGCACCGTGACGGCGAAACCGTGCACCTGACACCTATCGAATGGGAGCTGTTGCGAGTTCTATCGGCGAACGCGGGACGAACGCTGACGCACCGTCAGCTTTTTTCCCAGGTGTGGAGCCGGCAGCACGGCGACGCTCAGCAGAATCTCCGCGTCCATGTCTCGAGCATTCGCCGTAAGCTCGAGCGCGACCCGGTTCGCCCGCAGCTCATCGTTACCGAGCCCGGCGTCGGATATCGCTTCGAGCTCGAGGCATAGACCCTTGGCCGGGCGATTTCAGAAAAGCCCGAGCCGGCGCGGCAGCTCAAAGCTCTCCAGCCTGCCCCAGTCATTGGACTGGCTGCTCTGGTTCGCCGCGCTCACCATGGCTACCGCCGCGATGCTTCCATTTCGCGACTCTCTCGAGAAGGCGCATGTCGCGCTCGTTTACCTCCTCGTCGTGCTCGGGGCAAGCTCGCGATCGGGTCGGACGCTCGGACTCACGCTGGCAGTCACGGCATTCTTCAGTCTCAATTTCTTCTTCGTACTGCCTTATTACACGTTCATGGTCGCGAAGCCTCTGGACTGGCTGGAGCTCGCGGCCTTCCTGCTCACCAGCATGGTGGCCGCGCATCTGCTCTCGCGCGCGCAGAGTGAGGCAGCCGAGGCTCGCAACCGCGCGGCCGAGGTCGACTGGCTGTCGGCCATCGGCGCTGAGGCGCTGAACGCCGGCCGCGCCGAAGAAGCGCTCGGCACGATGGCAGCGGTAATTCGCGAGACTCTCGACGTCACGCACTGCGAGATATATCTGCGCGACGGTGCGGATGGGTCGATCAGGCTGATGGCCGAAAGCGGAGCTGCGCCTCAGCCGGTCAGCGCCGGTTTCCCGAATGACACGGCGCCAGGTGATGACGGGAATGCAGACGCGAGGCTTCCAACAGGCGCGCGCATGGTCGAATGGGTCGCCGAAAGCGGCCGCGCTGTAGTAGAGCGAACCGATGGCGGCACGCGCACTGCCGGTGACGCATCTGCTCACGCAGATTTCGACGAGGTGGACCTGACCAACGCCCGCACGCTGCTCCTGCCGCTCAGAGTCCACGATCACACTGTCGGTGTTCTTCGCCTGGCACACGCGGACGCACTGCCTCTCGATGCGCCAAGACGCCGCTTTCTCCGGGCACTCTCGTATTACGCGGCACTCGGAGTTGAGCGCGTCAGCCTCGTTGCAGACGCGGAGACCGCCGAAGCGCTGCGCCGCGCGGATGAAATGAAGAACGCACTTCTTGCTTCCGTTTCGCACGACCTTCGGACGCCGCTCACCACGATCACAGCGCTCGCGCACGATATCGGAAAAGAGGGTGATGATCGCGCGCTCACGATCCAGGAGGAGGCTGATCGGCTCAACCGCCTCGTCGCGGACCTTCTCGACCTGTCACGCCTCGCCGGTGGTGCGCTCACTGTTGCGACCGAGATCGAGGCCGCCGACGATCTTGTCGGGGCGGCGCTTCAGCGAGTTTCCGGAGCACTCAATGGCCGCGAGCTGAACGTCACGCTCGACCCGGCTGAACCGCTTCTCCTTGGCCGATTCGATTTCGTGCATTCACTCCGTATCCTCGTAAATCTCCTCGAGAACGCGCTCAAGTATTCTCCTGCCAGCTCGCCAATCGAGCTCTCGGTGCGACGTGAAAGCGACTGGCTCGAGTTCGTCGTCGCGGACCGTGGACCAGGCGTACCGACTGAGGAACAGGAGCGGATCTTCCAGCCGTTCTACCGCCCGGCCACCAGCCCGCCGGACACAGGCGGCCTCGGGCTCGGCCTTTCCATCGCTCACGGGCTCGCGACAGCGCAGCGTGGCAGCGTGCGCTACGAGCCGCGCAAGGACGGAGGGAGCCTTTTCATCCTGCGACTCCCGGCGGCCGATCTAGCCGAGCTTTCGGAGGTTTCACCCGGCTGAACTTTGTGAAATCTTAACGGGACAGCCCCCGT from Gemmatimonadaceae bacterium includes:
- a CDS encoding response regulator, which codes for MPALKLLIIDDEPQIRRVVRHALEGDNTRVLDAASGREGIDLAAAEKPDLIVLDLGLPDIPGADVCRDIRGWSTAPIVVLSARHSDVEKAALLDLGADDYITKPFSTVEFQARVRAQLRRARLSNEVGGDTCVTAHGVAIDLAKRSVHRDGETVHLTPIEWELLRVLSANAGRTLTHRQLFSQVWSRQHGDAQQNLRVHVSSIRRKLERDPVRPQLIVTEPGVGYRFELEA
- a CDS encoding ATP-binding protein, producing the protein MAGRFQKSPSRRGSSKLSSLPQSLDWLLWFAALTMATAAMLPFRDSLEKAHVALVYLLVVLGASSRSGRTLGLTLAVTAFFSLNFFFVLPYYTFMVAKPLDWLELAAFLLTSMVAAHLLSRAQSEAAEARNRAAEVDWLSAIGAEALNAGRAEEALGTMAAVIRETLDVTHCEIYLRDGADGSIRLMAESGAAPQPVSAGFPNDTAPGDDGNADARLPTGARMVEWVAESGRAVVERTDGGTRTAGDASAHADFDEVDLTNARTLLLPLRVHDHTVGVLRLAHADALPLDAPRRRFLRALSYYAALGVERVSLVADAETAEALRRADEMKNALLASVSHDLRTPLTTITALAHDIGKEGDDRALTIQEEADRLNRLVADLLDLSRLAGGALTVATEIEAADDLVGAALQRVSGALNGRELNVTLDPAEPLLLGRFDFVHSLRILVNLLENALKYSPASSPIELSVRRESDWLEFVVADRGPGVPTEEQERIFQPFYRPATSPPDTGGLGLGLSIAHGLATAQRGSVRYEPRKDGGSLFILRLPAADLAELSEVSPG